A segment of the Armatimonadota bacterium genome:
AGGCGGGTCCGGGGACCACCCTCTCCGGCCTGATCAGGAAGACAGTGCCCGCAGCGGTGCTGCACATCGAGGACGTGCCCAGCCTGGAACGGAGCCTGCAGGGCCTGGGGGCAGGGGTGAACCCGTAATGCCGCGGCTGGAGGGACGGGTGGCGCTGGTGACGGGCGCCTCGGGGGGACTGGGCCGGGCGATGGCCCTGGCCCTGGCGGCGGAGGGCGCGGCGGTGGCCGTGCACTACTGGTCCAACCGGGCGGCGGCGGAGGGAGTGGTAGAGGAGATCACCGGACGCGGGGGGCGGGCGGTGGCGCTGCAGGGAGACCTCACCGATCCGGCGGTCCCCGCCCGCCTGGTGGAAGAGACCCTGGCCCACCTGGGCGGGCTACACATTCTGGTGAACAACGCGGGGGTGGTGCGGGATTCGCTGATCGTGCGCATGCGGGACGAGGAGTGGGAGGAGGTGCTCGGCACTAACCTCACCGCCGCCTTCCGCTGCACTCGCGCCGCCCTGCGGCCCATGATCCGGCAGCGCTTCGGGCGGATCATCAACGTGGCCAGCATCGCCGCCCAGGTGGGAAACGCCGGGCAGGCTAACTACGCGGCGGCCAAGGCGGGGCTGGTCGGCCTGACCAAAGCCACCGCCCGCGAGGTCGCTTCCCGGGGTATCACCGTAAACGTCGTCGCCCCGGGGCTCATCGACGTAGGCATGACCGCGCACCTGGGAGCCGAGCAGGTCCAGCGGTTCAAGGAGCAGATTCCGCTGGGACGGCTGGGGACGGCCCAGGAGGTGGCGCACGCCGTGGTGTACCTGGCATCCGACGACGCTGCCTACATCACCGGGCAGGTCCTGAATGTGGACGGAGGCATGGTGATGCGGTAAGCGTAAATGAAGAAGGCGATGGCGCATATGCCCCGGGGCTCCCGCGACCCGGTCGCGGCAGGCAGCCGGGCGGCGGGGTGGGGATTGAGGAGGGAAGGCGGATGGCGACGGTATTCGACCGCGTGAAGAGCATCATCGTCGAACAGCTGGGCGTGGACGAGTCGGAGGTGACCCCGGAGGCATCCTTCGTGGAGGACCTGGGGGCCGACTCCCTGGACGTGGTGGAACTGGTCATGGCCCTGGAGGAGGAGTTCGAGATCGAGATTCCCGACGAAGACGCAGAGAAGATCGTCAAGGTCGGCGAGGCCGTGAAGTACATCGAGCAGCACCTGGCGGAGTCCGGGGGCTAGCGCGGGCGGAGAGGTTGTGAGGGAGCGGGAACAGCGGCGGGTAGTGGTCACCGGGCTGGGGGTGGTCAGCCCGCTGGGTATCGGTGCGGATCGGTTCTGGGATGCCATGATGGAGGGGCGCTCCGGGGTGGGGCGCATCACCTCCTGGGATCCCACCGGGCTGGAGACGCAGATCGCTGCCGAGGTGCGGGACTTCGATCCCACCGAATTCATGGACCGCAAGGAGGCCCGGCGCAATGACCGCTTCGTCCTCTTCGCCTATGCGGCGGCGCGGATGGCCCTGGAGGACTCGGGGCTGGCCATCACCCCGAGCAATGCCCCCCGCGTGGGTGTGCTCATCGGCTCCGGCATCGGCGGCGCCATCACCTGGGAGGAACAGACGCAGATCCTGATGACGAAGGGCCCGCGCCGGGTCAGCCCCTTCTTCATCCCCAACGTGATCATGAACATGGCCTCGGGGGTGGTCTCCATCCTCACCGGGGCCAAGGGCCCCAACTCCAGTGTGGTCACCGCCTGTGCCAGCGGGGGCAACGCCATCGGCGACGCCATGCGCATCATCCAGCGGGGCGACGCGGATGCCATGATCGCCGGGGGGACGGAGGCGGCCATCACCAGGCTAAGCGTGGCTGGCTTCTGCGCCATGAAGGCCATGTCCACGCGCAACGATGACCCGGCGCGGGCCGTCCGTCCCTTCGACGCCACGCGGGATGGGTTCGTCATGGGAGAGGGGGCGGGGGTGGTGGTCCTGGAGGCCCTGGAGCACGCCGAGCGCCGCGGCGGCCGGATCTACGCCGAGCTGGTAGGCTACGGTATGAGCGGCGACGCCTACCACATCACCCAGCCCGACCCGGAGGCCGACGGCGCCGCCCGCAGCATGCGCAATGCCCTGGCGGACGCGGGCCTGGCGCCGGAGGAGATCGACTACATCAACGCCCACGGCACCGGTACCCCCTACAATGACCGGCTGGAGACGCTGGCCATCAAGAAGGTCTTCGGTGCCCACGCCCGGCGTCTTGCCGTCAGCTCCACCAAGTCCATGATGGGGCACCTCCTGGGCGCAGCGGGGGGCGTGGAGTTCATCGCTTGCGTGCTGGCCATCACCCGCGGGGCCATCCCCCCGACCATCAACTACGAGCACCCCGATCCGGAATGCGATCTCGACTACGTGCCGAACCGGCCGCGCGAGGCGCGCATCACCACGGCCATGTCCAACGCGTTTGGCTTCGGCGGGCACAACGCCATCCTCATCGTCCGCCGCATGCCTTAAGCCCATGCCCCGCAGCCGCCCCAGGGATATCCCGGCTCCTCCGCAGGAGCGCGCGGCGCAGCTGGACGCCCTGCAGCAGGCCCTGGGCGTGCGCTTCCGCGACCGCGGCCTGCTGGAGCTCGCCCTGCGCCACGACTCCTTTGCCCACGAGCGGGGCGCGGGTAGGGAGCACTACGAGCGGCTGGAGTTCCTGGGGGACGCGGTCCTCAACCTGGTGGTCAGCGATTACCTCTTCCGACAGTACCCTGAGCACAGCGAAGGGGAGCTGGCCAAGGAGCGCGCCCGCCTGGTCAGCGAGGCGGCGCTGGCGCACCTGGGGCGGCGGCTGGGCCTGGGCGGCTACCTCCTGCTGGGCCGGGGTGAGGAGAAGGGCGGAGGGCGGGAGCGGCCCGGCCTGCTGGCCGACGCCGTGGAAGCTGTGCTGGGGGCGGTGTACGCAGACG
Coding sequences within it:
- the fabG gene encoding 3-oxoacyl-[acyl-carrier-protein] reductase; the protein is MPRLEGRVALVTGASGGLGRAMALALAAEGAAVAVHYWSNRAAAEGVVEEITGRGGRAVALQGDLTDPAVPARLVEETLAHLGGLHILVNNAGVVRDSLIVRMRDEEWEEVLGTNLTAAFRCTRAALRPMIRQRFGRIINVASIAAQVGNAGQANYAAAKAGLVGLTKATAREVASRGITVNVVAPGLIDVGMTAHLGAEQVQRFKEQIPLGRLGTAQEVAHAVVYLASDDAAYITGQVLNVDGGMVMR
- the acpP gene encoding acyl carrier protein, translated to MATVFDRVKSIIVEQLGVDESEVTPEASFVEDLGADSLDVVELVMALEEEFEIEIPDEDAEKIVKVGEAVKYIEQHLAESGG
- the fabF gene encoding beta-ketoacyl-ACP synthase II — protein: MREREQRRVVVTGLGVVSPLGIGADRFWDAMMEGRSGVGRITSWDPTGLETQIAAEVRDFDPTEFMDRKEARRNDRFVLFAYAAARMALEDSGLAITPSNAPRVGVLIGSGIGGAITWEEQTQILMTKGPRRVSPFFIPNVIMNMASGVVSILTGAKGPNSSVVTACASGGNAIGDAMRIIQRGDADAMIAGGTEAAITRLSVAGFCAMKAMSTRNDDPARAVRPFDATRDGFVMGEGAGVVVLEALEHAERRGGRIYAELVGYGMSGDAYHITQPDPEADGAARSMRNALADAGLAPEEIDYINAHGTGTPYNDRLETLAIKKVFGAHARRLAVSSTKSMMGHLLGAAGGVEFIACVLAITRGAIPPTINYEHPDPECDLDYVPNRPREARITTAMSNAFGFGGHNAILIVRRMP
- the rnc gene encoding ribonuclease III — encoded protein: MPRSRPRDIPAPPQERAAQLDALQQALGVRFRDRGLLELALRHDSFAHERGAGREHYERLEFLGDAVLNLVVSDYLFRQYPEHSEGELAKERARLVSEAALAHLGRRLGLGGYLLLGRGEEKGGGRERPGLLADAVEAVLGAVYADAGYGVAHALATRWLGELLQSLPGRAEDFKSRLQERLQGSGRLPRYRIVEAAGPDHARFFRVRVEVEGTVVGEGHGRSKKEAEQAAAEEALRWLDAVERRRARRP